A genomic stretch from Pseudomonadota bacterium includes:
- the pstC gene encoding phosphate ABC transporter permease subunit PstC translates to MIKTRIDKEFAVKIILTIFAFSSLLFLFLIFSFILFEGLPLFLKVGLKKIILGFKWAPTKGSFGIFPMIISSFFVTFGALIIGAPLGLSCAIYLSEYSSKKMKMFLKPALELLAGIPSVVYGFLGVIYIVPIIRNNFGGAGFSLLATSIILGVMILPTIISISFDAIMSVPKTYREGSFAMGATKWQTIYKVVIPSAKSGILASFILGMGRAIGETMAVIMVAGNALKIPTNILDPLRTLTGNIALELAYATGDHRMGLFSTGVVLLVIIMILNYIANFGIKRRVIK, encoded by the coding sequence ATGATTAAAACAAGAATCGACAAAGAGTTTGCGGTAAAGATAATCCTCACGATATTTGCCTTTTCTTCTCTCCTCTTTCTATTTCTCATCTTTTCTTTTATTCTCTTTGAAGGCCTGCCGCTTTTCCTCAAAGTTGGTCTGAAAAAAATAATATTAGGTTTTAAATGGGCGCCTACAAAGGGCTCTTTCGGGATATTCCCCATGATCATATCCTCCTTTTTCGTAACCTTCGGGGCACTTATAATCGGTGCGCCATTGGGACTTTCCTGTGCAATTTACCTTTCCGAATATTCCAGTAAAAAGATGAAGATGTTTTTAAAGCCTGCTCTCGAACTATTGGCAGGCATCCCCTCGGTTGTTTATGGATTTTTGGGTGTTATCTACATTGTTCCTATCATAAGAAATAATTTTGGTGGCGCTGGTTTTTCCCTCCTCGCTACTTCTATTATCCTCGGTGTAATGATTTTGCCTACAATAATCAGTATATCCTTTGATGCAATTATGAGTGTTCCCAAAACATATAGGGAGGGTTCTTTTGCCATGGGTGCCACTAAATGGCAAACAATCTATAAGGTGGTAATACCCTCCGCAAAATCAGGGATCCTCGCAAGCTTCATTCTTGGCATGGGCAGGGCCATAGGTGAAACCATGGCGGTTATCATGGTTGCAGGTAATGCGCTGAAAATACCAACAAACATTCTTGATCCCCTGCGAACCCTCACCGGAAATATCGCACTTGAACTTGCCTATGCCACGGGAGACCACAGGATGGGTCTATTTTCAACAGGGGTTGTTCTCCTCGTTATCATCATGATTCTCAACTATATTGCAAATTTCGGGATAAAGAGAAGGGTAATAAAATGA
- the pstA gene encoding phosphate ABC transporter permease PstA: protein MRINPRIVDRVVKVGLTSQAFFTVGILVAIIAVIFFKGFPNINMEFIFSFPEDMGRHGGIFPSIVGTILIALLSILLATPLGVGTAIYLTEYTKESRLTKIVRFGVESLAGIPSILYGLFGFIFFVIKLKMGWSLLAGVLTLTIMILPTIIRTSEEAIKAVPRNLRIVSYSLSATKWETVAKVVLPSAFPGILTGIMLSVGRAVGETAATIFTMGSSLRLPTSLMDSGRTLAVHFYILAREGISMEKAYATALVLVLSILSINIIAYYIMNRVISKYS, encoded by the coding sequence ATGAGGATAAATCCAAGAATAGTCGATAGAGTTGTCAAAGTGGGGTTAACTTCACAGGCATTTTTTACTGTCGGCATTTTAGTGGCAATTATTGCTGTTATTTTTTTCAAAGGTTTCCCCAATATCAATATGGAATTCATCTTCTCCTTCCCTGAAGATATGGGTAGACATGGCGGTATATTTCCTTCAATAGTGGGTACTATACTTATCGCACTCCTTTCAATACTTCTTGCCACACCATTAGGGGTAGGCACTGCAATTTATTTAACAGAATATACCAAAGAATCGAGATTGACGAAAATCGTCCGGTTTGGTGTAGAATCGCTTGCGGGCATCCCGTCAATACTGTATGGTCTCTTCGGTTTTATATTTTTTGTGATAAAACTTAAAATGGGATGGTCACTTCTGGCAGGTGTGCTCACACTTACCATCATGATCCTTCCTACGATAATCAGAACGAGTGAAGAGGCAATAAAGGCTGTACCAAGAAATTTAAGGATTGTAAGCTATTCTTTAAGCGCTACTAAATGGGAAACAGTGGCAAAAGTCGTGCTACCTTCTGCTTTCCCGGGCATTTTAACGGGCATTATGCTGAGTGTCGGAAGGGCGGTAGGTGAAACAGCAGCAACAATATTTACTATGGGAAGTTCTCTCAGGCTCCCCACATCGCTTATGGATTCAGGCAGAACACTGGCCGTTCACTTCTATATCCTCGCACGAGAAGGGATATCAATGGAAAAGGCATACGCTACGGCACTTGTGCTGGTTTTAAGCATACTATCGATTAACATTATTGCTTATTACATTATGAACAGAGTAATTTCAAAATATTCTTAG
- a CDS encoding phosphate ABC transporter substrate-binding protein encodes MHKILSTIFLLFVILPFTCYCNFNQGTTNKKHTVTIAGSTSVMPFTEKLAEHFMVDHPDHVIDIQGGGSTAGIQACMNNTVGIGMSSRQLKEQEMALKEIIICYDGISIVVHPKNPIRELTLKQVRDIFNGRTKNWKELGWVDRRIDAVSREEGSGTRGSFEELVMGSEEIDDSIMVQDSNGSIREVVATDPYAIGYISLGLVDSRVKGLSIGGVAPNLENIKNKKYKIIRPFIYVINGEPKGTAKTFIDFVLSGDGQKILIKEGLISIYD; translated from the coding sequence ATGCATAAAATTCTGAGTACAATTTTTCTTCTTTTCGTAATATTGCCGTTCACCTGCTACTGTAATTTTAACCAGGGCACAACAAACAAAAAGCATACCGTTACCATAGCCGGATCAACATCGGTCATGCCATTTACAGAGAAACTCGCCGAGCACTTCATGGTTGACCACCCCGATCATGTAATAGACATACAGGGTGGCGGATCTACCGCAGGGATTCAGGCATGTATGAATAACACTGTTGGTATTGGCATGTCATCGCGGCAGCTCAAAGAACAGGAAATGGCATTAAAAGAAATTATCATCTGTTATGATGGAATTTCTATTGTAGTTCATCCAAAAAACCCGATCAGGGAGCTTACATTAAAACAGGTAAGGGACATTTTTAATGGCCGGACAAAAAACTGGAAGGAATTGGGATGGGTTGACAGAAGAATTGATGCAGTGTCAAGAGAGGAAGGTTCGGGAACCAGGGGCTCCTTTGAAGAGTTGGTCATGGGAAGCGAAGAGATCGATGACAGCATCATGGTGCAGGATTCTAACGGTTCAATCAGAGAGGTCGTTGCAACCGATCCTTACGCTATCGGATACATATCCCTCGGTCTTGTAGATAGCAGGGTTAAAGGTCTTTCCATAGGCGGGGTTGCGCCAAACCTCGAGAATATAAAAAACAAAAAATATAAGATTATCCGTCCTTTTATATATGTAATAAATGGAGAGCCAAAGGGTACTGCGAAAACATTTATCGATTTTGTACTTTCCGGAGACGGGCAGAAAATATTGATTAAAGAAGGTTTGATAAGCATATATGATTAA
- a CDS encoding phosphate ABC transporter ATP-binding protein: MDIKIQVETLKIFFAKNEVLKGITIDVYKNKITGFMGPAGSGKSTLISAFNRMIEFEEDVKIEGKIYIDGVDIINGDIDGVSLRRQIGTVFAVPIPLPRSVYDNIAYGPRLKGITDKTELNELVRDSLKKAFLWDEMKDRLSISALKLSGGQQQRLCLARSLALKPEIILLDEPCSGLDPISTAKIEDALNELKKEFTIVLVSNNTKQIARISDYSAFFYMGELVEYGPTERVFTFPSQKQTEDYISGKFG, encoded by the coding sequence ATGGACATTAAAATACAGGTCGAAACATTAAAAATCTTCTTTGCCAAAAACGAGGTCTTAAAAGGCATCACTATAGATGTTTATAAAAATAAGATCACCGGATTTATGGGACCCGCCGGAAGCGGGAAATCAACCTTAATATCCGCTTTCAACAGAATGATAGAATTTGAAGAAGATGTGAAAATTGAGGGAAAAATCTATATTGACGGTGTAGACATAATCAACGGAGATATTGATGGCGTTTCTTTAAGGAGGCAGATAGGTACTGTTTTTGCGGTTCCCATACCGCTTCCACGTTCGGTATATGACAATATCGCTTACGGTCCACGCCTGAAGGGTATTACCGACAAGACAGAACTGAATGAGCTCGTAAGGGACAGCCTGAAGAAGGCATTTTTGTGGGATGAGATGAAAGACAGGCTGAGCATATCTGCTTTAAAGCTGTCAGGTGGTCAGCAGCAGAGGCTTTGCCTTGCAAGATCCCTTGCTTTAAAACCGGAAATTATTCTCCTGGACGAACCATGCTCAGGCCTTGACCCTATTTCAACCGCAAAGATTGAAGATGCCCTGAACGAGTTAAAAAAAGAATTCACCATTGTACTGGTTTCGAACAATACAAAACAGATAGCCCGAATCAGCGATTATTCCGCTTTCTTTTACATGGGTGAACTGGTTGAGTATGGCCCCACAGAAAGGGTGTTTACCTTTCCGTCACAGAAACAGACAGAAGACTACATATCAGGGAAATTCGGATGA